GCTGGTAGCCCAATAATTCACTCTACTATGGCTGTCTAtacaaacaacaataaaatattaaaaagctgTCAAGCCTGCTCACAGTTCCCAAGGTTGCAGGCTGCATGCTGGCACAGCTTCACAAGCTGCCTGGACCACCAAGCTGCTGCTGCGATCCAGTGTAGCTGCGTGCGGGGCGGTACACGTTCCCCCACCTGAGTTGGCGACGACCCCGACGCCACAACATAGCAAGTATTCTTGGACCTTGCGGCGGAACTGCCACAAGTCCTCATACTTCTCCCAAGTTGCTTCCTCTGGCTTTTGAGTCCCTTTGTGTTTCACTTCgcttgatatttttcttcgtaGTAGAAACAGTTCTTAGATCTACAAAAAATGGCGGACACAAAGACGTTTGCTTTCCAGGCTGAGATCAATCAGCTTCTCAGTCTTATTATCAACACTTTCTACAGCAACAAGGAGATCTTTCTCCGTGAACTCATCAGCAATTCGTCCGATGCTCTGGACAAGATCCGTTTTGAGAGTTTAACTGACAAGAGCAAGCTTGATGCTCAACCAGAGCTCTTCATCCATATTATCCCAGACAAGACCAACAATTCTCTCACTATCATTGATAGTGGTATTGGTATGACAAAGGCTGATCTGGTGAATAACCTGGACAGCTACACTGGATCGCAGCAGCAGCTTGGTGGTCCAGGCAGCTTGTGAAGCTGTGCCAGCATGCAGCCTGCAACCTTGGGGACTGTGAGCAGGCCTGAcagctttttaatattttattgttgCTTGTATGGACAGCCATAGTAGAGTGAATTATTGGGCTACCAGCCCTTGTTTTATTTCTGTATCTATATAAGCCCTTTGGGCAGCACATATTGTAGCTAATCTTGAAATAAAATATCAGAAAATTGGCCCTTGCCTCCCAAAGCTTCTCCCTCTCTTTATTTCTAGTTTGTGGCTGTTTGTGTGGACGTTTTGTTCCAACACTTGGTGTGCTTTCTTGTTGATCAGGACTGAACTTAGGCAAGCCGTGCACGCTGTTTAGGTTGTCCCACGTGCTGTAGAAATTAGCCCGTGACAGTAGTAGCTCATTAATTcttaaaataacataaatgTAACGGTTACAATTCTATGTTAGAAGGTTATACCATAATATTAAATAGCACAGCCGACTAGCTCAGAACTATGTTTCCTTCAAAGTATATGTACAATATACGGTAGCCCACTTAATTctggaaataaaataaatgtaaCAGTTACAATTTTCATGTTAGAAGGTTGTACCATAATATGAGAATTATGTACCTACTTCTAGCATTACCACAATTTTAGTATCATCATTATTTGCTGGTTTCGGTTCTCAGTCTTGTGTTTcccatgaaatatatatataaataaggcAAGTCTCATCCATGGGTAGAGTAACACAAGCTCATTACAAGTTGTGAGGAAGTTGCTAACAGAATATGCAGCTGACTAACTAATTAAGCAATATTAAATGCGAGCATATTGACAAAAGGGAAAGAAGAGGGAAACGTCACACCCAAGtgaatctttctttttttcctttttttaaaaacaagtCAGGTTCACTAAatgaaaattaagaattaaGACCTACTGACATGTGTGCATGTTCGCGCACACATACATAAAGCTAATTATTCAAGGAAGTTAAatggaaaaaggaaagaaaagagaaaaagaggaagCATGATTCATAATCTTGTATTCAGATTTGATGAATGGCAAGAATTACTGGGATAGAAACTGTAGCGCAACATGTCAACAGAAAGTTATTCCATGTTGGTAAGGGTTGAACTAGCAGGCAACAAACCCTTTTATCAGCAGAAAATACATGGGAATTTGCTAATGCACAAACCATGAAGAAGAAGCAGTCATGTTACAAAGAAATCACTACCGTTAAGGACAAGCACAATATATCATTTCAGTTGTTTAAAGGAGAAATAAGGCAAGGGATATAGATGGGTATAAATTGTGGTACTCAGGAGTCTCGAGAAGTAGGAATGGAATAGGCATTAGGAGATGGGGGAACATCGGGAGCAAGTGGTAGAGGTAAGGAGGGTTGACAGGATGATGGTTAATAAGCTAGTTGTTGGTGGGCTTACTTTTAACATAATTGGTGCCTATGTACCAGAAGTGGACTGGAACAATGGGTCAAAAAGCACTTTTGCGAGGATTTGGACGAGATAATACAAGATATCCCTCACACTGAGAAGATATTCTCAGGAGGACAATTCAATGGCTACACCGAGACAACTTCAAGGGGCTACGATGATGTGCAGGCGATCTTGGTTTTTGGGGTAGAAACAAAGGAGTAACACTCTAGGATTTTGCGAGGTCTTTTGATTTCGTGATAGCTAACTCGAGTTTCCAGAATGAGGAGCACTTGGTCATCTTTCATGGTACCGTGGAAAAGACTCAAATGGATTACCTACTCCTAAGGAATAGTGATAGAGGTCTATATTTCCATCATAGCTCTTTTCTACTCTATTTTTCAAACATGttttaaaaaacatttttcttgagccgagggtctattggAAATAGCCTCTATACCCTACAAAGATAAGaataaggtttgcgtacactccATCCTCCCCAGACTTCATCACACTGGGTATGGTTGTTGTACGAAGAAAAAATGAATGAACTGAATTGAACACATGAAACTAAGTGGAATATAGACTCTGTGAAGATGAAGCAATGGAACAACTTGGAACATTTTTTCAAACTTGAGAAGCACGGGATATAAGGTCATAAGTAGGAGGCTTAATTGTCTTTGGTTATTAAACTGGCGGACCCAATTTTCATGGTCATGTTCCTCAAAATCgaaggtaaaggagaaacaaaaaGTTATATATTTGTTCGCCATTCTAAAGAAAATTAAGAACATGTTAACAATCAAAAACAATAGTCAGAACAAGATGAACAAACTAATAGATGATTGCATGCAGTTACACCGGATATGATCAAACACAAACAGAGAAGAAACTATAGAGTATAATACCATATTTTCCAACAATCTCGTGGGAAGCAAATACTTACAAGCTAGGACCATTCTCATCATGACCAGCAATGAGAAGTGATACTCCAAAAGGTCTGGACTGCAAGAAATCAAAGATAATGCATTTAGGTGGGAGACTTGAATCTTCCACTAGTTGAAATAGGAAAAACAAGGAACATCAATCCCTTCATGTTGATGAGTTGAGTCAATGTAATTCTAGATAGCGTGTTGGATCCTTTAACAGGATTTAGATATTAGCTCACATCATTACTGTTTAAAAGATTTTTCAAGAGAAGAAAAACGAAAAAGCAGACACTAGGTTAGCATAACAAAATCTTCTATGCAATGAGCCAGATCCACACAGAAATCAACAATTATTAACCAGGACGTCCACTCAGATTCATAGTTGTATGTCATAAAGCAGCAAGTTTTTTTCAGATATCACATTCCTTGTACTTTTTCTTTAACAAGAGAACTAACATGCTTCTCTTGCAATGTAAAGATTTGACCAAGTATATCCGCAATACgtaatacacacacatatatagatAATCTATACACACTAAAATGATCACAAGAAGATCTTTCAAGACGCTATGTTTTCAGAGCGAACTATATTATTAGAGGAAATACACCAAAGAGCCTCTATAGTAAACATTAGTCTACCAGAAAAGCAAATGCCAGCTCAGACTAGATCAATCAGTCGGCCTCTAGTTCTATTAATACTATACTAAGGGCTTACATATATAATGGTCTAAGGAATTTGACGTACATAACATATTGAGACCCCACACAAACATAGAAAGAGAGGAGCAATAGTTAACAACCTTTGGGATATTATTAAACTTTTGTGTCAATTTATGATTTGCAAAACCAACAGTATTCACATTCAGGAGTTGTCACATACACAGTTTCAAAGTGAGACAGGTAGATGAGGAAGCAAAGTAATCAACAAATGAAATTACCAGCCACATAAAATGAAACAGCTCAATTCAGTCAATGAAGTACAATTTTTCCCCACTCAAGCAGCAACACAAACAAGAAAATCTAATGGCCCAACTTTATTTAAGCTCCTCAgattttaatcaaaataaacaggaataacaaaatattttaatcacACATGGTTTTGTCAAAATTAGATAGTAATGAATTGAGATTTTGAATGTTTTTTGCTTGAAGGATGCTTGTGCCCAAGTAGCATAGCAAAACTGCCAAGTCAAAGAAAGGGTGCTTACCATAGACTCTTCATCACCCTCACCAAATCGCAGGGCCAAATCACACAGAGCTTGTGTTGTGGACTCAACAGTCATGGGCTCACCATAAGAGAATCTGTGGTTCTATTGAAAAGGGGGGGAATAGACAAGCAGGCTTAGTCAGTGAATATTCACATGCATAgtatgatttgaagttgaatcCTTGGCTCTAAATACCTGAGTTTCAACTCGTGCATGTTCAACGAGAGTCCTTGCATCAGCTATCAATCCACTCATTGCACATCCAATATGCTCATCAATTTCCATAATTTTCTCCACACTGCTTGGCTCCTGCAAGATCAAGAATATTAAATCTGAGTCACGAATGATAAAAATACAGATAAACTGAGAGATTAGCAAAATAAAAAGTGTTTcttatatttaaagaaaaagtatTTATCCTATTTAGGATCCAGCAATTTACTCACAAAAAGTCATAACCAAGTAAGCCATAAAGAAGTGCAAGAGGAAACAAACGGAAAAGTAGCTCTTTAATTTAAGAACTCCTGATCCAAAAATAGCTCAGCCTTTTCTTGACACACCTTTTTTTATAGCTATTAGTATGTTTAAAGTACTTCTTAACACTGTACCTAGCACTAGATAGTGTCGTCTAGTTCTTTAAAGGGTATAGTGTCACAAGAAAGTAGAGAATTCAAGTTTAGACCTACAGGCTGACATCCTTCTCAACCAAAAGAAGGCTTTGGCCTCTCTATCTCCCATATTAGTAATGGTAAAGATAATAACAGAGAGAAAACAGGCACATGGATGATAAACGCACCAACTGTGTATAACAACTTCAACTCAAATTCAAGCCAACATGATATTCTCTCCAAATAGATGAATTCTTTATTTGCAAATTTGCATACACATTCATTCATTGCAATTGATCAATCCGAAGAGATATAAGTTATCATGCATTAGCTTCTCACACAGAGAGACATGTGCAGCAACAGGAAAAATTCTCACAACAAACACGATCCTAAACATATATTACTTCACGTCACAACAAAGAGCTCCTATAATCcttaattttcaaaatactcTAAATGTACTTATCAAAAAAGAAGATGGAAAAAGTTTGTGTAcaccacttgtgggatttcactgaatatattattgttgttgttactatccAAAATTGTTCAATTTATCCCTCCATTACATATTTGGTCAGTTCACCCTTGCCTTTAGCAAATTGTTTGATATCAACCCCGGTGTACTCCATGAAGGTCTAAAAAGTTCATAACACAATGATTTGTTGTGCCATCAAATCCACTACAGATATATCCCAGTTACCATAACAACAACCACAAAGCAGAAATTCAAATTTAAGGAAAACGAATAGCACAAACCAGAAGTGGAGAAGTAATTCGCTTTTCAACAGCAAGAACAACGCCTTCCTTGGTCTTTATCCCAATCGCCGTTGAACCCAACTTTAAAAACccacaaaaacaacaaaaacattAACCTAAATAAACcatttaaatcataaaaatccATTTACAGGCAGATGATAAATCCAGCTATAAAATTACCTTAATGGCTTCAATAGCATATTCAACTTGAAACAACCTTCCTTCAGGTGAGAAAGTGTTGACACCTCTATCATACTCAGTTCTTCAAAGACCCAAATGGCAAAAACACCGAAAAGTAAGACATTCAACgatttgaagaaaataaaaaaaggaacaTAACTGTATTGAGAACAAACCCTAGATTAAGGCTAAAAATGCAGCTTACCTAGTGAGAAACATCTTCGATCTGATTCTTCACCGCTTTGAGAATCCGCGATAAATAAGAACAGACTGAGAATTGATTTTTTCTACTTGTTTTTACTTGAGTGACAAGCCATTTCTGTACAAATAGTGTATTTGGAGTGTTTCTTGCTTCGATATTTACCGGGTCAGATTTTCTAGCCTGTTTACATAGAAAGGGGAAAGATTGGGCCCAAAAGTAAGGGTACGTTTGAAAAGCCATCTAGTaattaaaatttgtgtaattatTATGATAGTAATTATTAATCTAGAAATTACACAATCTAATAATTATAATGATATGTTTATTTGTTACAATGTAATTACAGTCTAATTACAAGTGTATTATTTGATTGTACAAGTGCAATCAtaaggttatattaaattttaaaaataaaagttaatcatctaaaattgaaaatttatattagacaaataaagacttttataaatgatattaaattaaatatttaaagataTATATTATCTGTTGagaatatatttaattaataaacatatgttattaactaatattataaaaactaattgatttatattttttaaattagtatattttaattaatgtaatcataaaaactaaaaaaataagatttttatgaacatcatgaaatgaatgtttgacaaaaatgttaatattataaatgagaaaagacataaatttCTATCTAAATTTGTCACAAAAAATTACTTACACACTTAAATTATCATGACGATCTATTACACACCTGAATTACttaaaattgaatttattttcACCTTGACGAGAAAGTGTTTCACACTCGCGCCACATCATCACCATATCACTgccatataaataattatgtcaatttttaataaaaaaaattcatgtcaCCCTAATTgcctcttctttcttttacacCATCAAACCCACTGTTAAATCACCACCATTATTGCTATTATCACCTCCACCACCATAGATTTCACCACCCACAATCAAATTCACTACTAGAATGTTCTCACAACCACTACTACCATAAAAAATACAAACAGTCATAATAAATTTAACTAAATTCACCATCAGAATCACATCAGCACCATTGCTAGCATTGAAATtcatcacaatcacaaccacaaaTTTCAGTATCCACCATCAAAATCACACAAATTTCATTGCCAATTATCGAAATTAAAAGTCATACCACCACTAATATTATCACCCATCACCAAACCCACCACAAAAAATTATCACAATTACAAATTTCGTTCAACATCAAAAAAGAGAatggtaaaaaataaaaagttgatttatgaaagtaaatAAAGTGATTCTGATAAGATAAAAGAAGGAGAAGACATGATGAATagcatgaagaaaataaaaagttgGAGGGTTGTCCATGGAGAATGGACTgtgttttctattttttttattcctttacgcgctttttttctttttcttttaattcaTTTGTCACATCAGCTTCTAGGGTGgaaataaattcacttttaagTAATTTAAATGTGTAATAGGTCTTCATGATAGTTTAGGCGTGTAACTGACTTTTTATGAAAAGTTCAAAGGAGAATTTATGCCTttataatatcataaaattattaaatcatTTGACAAAAAGATAATCTGTCAAGTTTAACTAAAGATAAATGGCTTACAATGTGAAACATCAAGTCAATACTactaaagaaaatgaaattgaaaaaatgacataagttctaaatttaacataatactcTTATGAAAAATTTCAAcaacgtacataaatatgatttgaaataaaaagaaaatgtaaGTGTATAACCTTATTCAATAATGAattcgactttaatttaaaaattagaatactaacaaaattatgcaaataaaaaatgaataataaataaataaagaatatgaaaaatcacatggaatcacatgaaaaagtaaaggttgagaatgagaatgaaatcaaatacaaaaaaataaaaagtatatttttagaaaatgttagaataataataatattttttaaaaaaataataaaaataataaataaattaaaataaaaaaatacaaatagaaataaaagaaaagaattttaaaaagtttcatCTAATTACATggtgtaattacaccaattcctTACCCTTTCTTGAAAATTGAAGAGTGTAATCACTTCCCTTCATTTACACCCAATTCCTCTTTTCTCAAGTAATTACTTGGTTTACCAAATATGTCAAAGAATATAATTACACCAAATTTCAATTCCATTGTGACTTTTCAAAGTGGTCCTAAGTGTTTTTTCAAGATAACAATATATGTAGTAAAATTTGTATATACCGTACGATctctaattgatttaattaattcatgtatCTCACAGGAATATATACAATTTGCAATCGAATAAGTTTGTAATTGAATAAACTTGCATAAGTAGGCAGTTTGCAACTAGTTGACGACAAGTTTACAACAACACACGAGCTTCAAATTAATGTACGATCGGATTGGATCGCAGATTGTGTCGGCAAatcaatttgatattttttaggATTTCAACCTTGTGGACCATTATAACTAGTCTTTTTATGTTTGTTTCTCGAGGAGGTCAATATTATTGTTTCATTTGTTAGTTTTTGGAgttcaaattccaattttgtttCTAATTTTCGAGTTTTAGGAAGAACAAGAACACCATTAATCTTTCAGTCTTTTGATTTTGAATTGTTAAATAATATGTAAGGTTGCTATCCCATGTTGTTATAAATAATTAGGTATTAATTGACAGTCCTAGTTGAATAACTTTCTGAGGTTTTTTAGTTATGATTCTTTTTTGGGAGTTTATTTTAGTAATGAATCGGGCTATGTTTAGAATAGATTGAGTCATAAAATAATGACTTTTCTCGAGATAGATTGACAGGTTACTTTCTTAAGGGAATAAGTTCTATTTAGTGTTAGTAAAATAGAAATGATTGACTTATATAGTGGTATTTGTTTGTATAAGGCATAAAACTTTCGTTGATTGGAAAAAAATGGACCCCctctaaaaaaattgaatgaacTTCAATTACATTTATTGACATGTATATTTGTCTTTGTGACATAtaaaaaacttcttaacgcttAGAGTATCAGTTTGGGAATCAAAATTGTCACGATTCAAGACTAACTCCTGATTGTAATACAGTGCTTAGAACCAAAAGTGACCACAAACTAACTTGTGTCGTGGCATGACACTAATATTAAGCATAAAGCAATAAATAACTGATACAAAAACTAAGATTGAGATATACAGGTAACCGAAATCATAAAGCTAATTACTCAAAGTGAGTTCGTCTAAACATTTATAACCCTGAGACTACTACCTGACTGTCTAAAAGCCTCTACTAAGATGAGTTATTGTAATGACCAAGCCcgtcgttactaaaaatatatgtagtaAAGGTATACGAATCTCTTTATTCATAAGACTATGATCAATTTCTTGGTATGAGAGTGCATTAGTTGTAAATTAAGGTCGTATTATGCTtctatctcaaagttgagttaAAAGTGTCTTTCTGATTTAGTTTTGGATTTGAATTCAAACTAGGGTCAGCTTCAAACTGCCATATCTCTCAgtctataatgaattaggtggctCATAACCTATAAatttaaaggtctatgagtcttctttctaactcCACTgaatttgcctcatttggagtttggagtaaaaggttatgcccattttactgAGCACTGTCTGTGATGGGCCGCCAGAGTGGGATTTAAGCCATTGTGCAGGGATTTGACGAGACATAATGGAAATGAGGTGTCTTTTTACTATTTCATTCTTACCTTAAGTGCCAAAATATGTGAGGTTTACTCTAGAAACCCCCAAGAAGCTTctctaggcttggagagaagggaaGAAGAGATTCCTAGTACAAGGAAGGCTACAATCCACGGATTTCAGGCCCATCTCCATAGATTCTCCTTTCAAAAGTCAAGGATCGTGCTATAATCCTTTTATAATTGCTTGGGCCCCAAGTAAgctaggttttctcaattgagtagttgtAAATTCATTTCCATTGCTTAATATGATGTAGATTGACGGGAGATTTCATGCCTTGGCCTTCGAGCATGGAGTTTGGATGGTTAAATGGTTTCCAATTGTTGTTAAGAGTGGGAATGTATGatgtgggtcatgattattataTAACTAGCGATAAAGAtccaatctttgaatgttaaccttCGTGAAAACTATTTAGAAGGTCAATGACTCTTACGGGATTAAATATAGACAATTGTTGGGTTATTAAGAGATTTTGAGACTTGTGGCTTATGGGTACTGATGTATAAAGAGGGATGTGTTTATGCAAATAATTGTGTGTATTTATGCTTGTTATTTCCTATGAAATACTTGAGCGatgcatatcatgaaataaatgGTGAATGTAAATTAGTGTTGATAAATCTcatgccatgaacctatttgattacatatggctgtaggttatgatttagtCTATATTATaaagagactcttaatagtgcatgatagtgattgagtaatattgtgaagttttctatgtatttaattattgtggttgtgTGATTGATCTGTGGTGTGATTGGTCTACAATCTCAataccatgaaatccataattttgaactttCTCTATCTAAAGTAATGCCTTGAATAAGaaaagcttgatgaaatattgttaattaaGTGAAAGGTAGaatgaaactaatgaaatgactaatcatgaacaattgcatgcaataaacctgttacttgattgtgcaagtatgtgaactattcgttGTGGACTATGATTgtgtttgtgattgtgatattggatcgggtgtcacattctgacacatactaactattggatcaggtgtcatgccGACACACTAGcagtttgggtatgggttccatgagagaaccattatgtgactatcatctgtgaattgatctgaatatatgtgtgatgatagagaaattgACCggattataattgagcatgcccatcctatgtaataattaatatgaaaggaccgaaggtTCAAGTGTTATCATGTTAACtattgtatttgagatttacactatgaaactatatattgctcttaaaatggtaaattggtaatgtGCTTTTATAAATAGCCTATTcagattatgttatggttgctAGATGCATCTGTATCGCAGGTATGAGGCCGTGGTAAACAAGTGGAGAGCAGTTGATGTGTAGTTTAGTaagattagtgacttagagtcaAAGATTGATGGTATTCTGTTGGTACATGTGAAAAAGGGGGATTGGGGGAGAAGTCAGAGTTACTTTCTTCGGCCAGGCCTCTCTGGAGGGAGGAATCCCACTGTGGCGAAGCCGCCACAGCGGGTTAGGTCCTGCCATAGCGAGTTAGTACGAACCAGAGAGGAGCTTAGGTCTCTTAAATGTTTAGCTCTTCTAAGTGAGATGCTAGTTATTCTAGGGccaggtgttggtgtgaaaaCTAAAGGTACTAGACTTGTTAAACAGAGTCAGTAGTCGCCTGTAGTTTAGAAACTCCTCTATGTAATAGAAGGTCTAGGTCTTGATTTATATTAGAGTTGGTAGcagaccaactagaagggatgagaaTTAGGCTTGAACGAATTTAATGAGGTTATCGGGAATGGTAAGAATTGTGCACAAAGGTTTGACGGTGTATTtccttaaaaatatattttcttcttgttgatttcttatATTATGCGGTAGGTATTAGATTGACCGATGATACCTACCAGTaagtgttgtttgtactgatactactcttgttggcatagtctggttgcaaggtcagtgatatttcttaggtgaagatgaAGATAATTGTTCAACAatttctactcttccttccttatggtgggagctgtgtcattactttatttatactctatatctttagaagctcttgtacctgtttagactagtattctTGAGGGTGGTAGTATGTTTCTGGTAATAAATCTTagagttttaaaaattcaattatggtgtattcCTGACTTTTTAGGCTGGTATTTGGCAATTGTTAAATTTTCGCATGTTATTTCTGTAAGGGTTCtcctaggtgttagagtaggtgtccACATGGCCCAatgggttggatcatgacagttGTTTGGGCAAGCCTCCAACTAGCTCTAAATATATGGAAATTGAAGTAAATACAAgattaaaataaagataaaggTTGTACTCAGaagataaggactcaccaatgttGTTGTTGTGCTAATCATACTAACTGTGAACTAGATATTGAGCATCTGaacttatattataaaataatatatagtgAAGAGTAAATAGTCATTACTTTGAATGCACTGAGTATAAAAGATACACATGATAAGACTAATAAGCTGAACAtgataaatttgaaatatttaggTGAATAACATGAACTGATGCAATGAACAGGTAGTAAAACATGCAACTGATTAGTATTGAAACTGAATAATTGACTAGAAGGTCATGTAACATTTGAGACAAAATTATAGGAGATACTAATAACTAATATATTACCATGTGATCTAAAATGGAGTTTAATGTATAATCCCCATCGAAAAGGGCCTAATATACATTGCCAGGGTTTAGAGGCTGATTTGAACTAATGTGGTAACACTAAGCTGAAGTCTAAAAAGGACTAAGAAGTCAATTCTG
The genomic region above belongs to Solanum dulcamara chromosome 5, daSolDulc1.2, whole genome shotgun sequence and contains:
- the LOC129889022 gene encoding proteasome subunit alpha type-5-like, giving the protein MFLTRTEYDRGVNTFSPEGRLFQVEYAIEAIKLGSTAIGIKTKEGVVLAVEKRITSPLLEPSSVEKIMEIDEHIGCAMSGLIADARTLVEHARVETQNHRFSYGEPMTVESTTQALCDLALRFGEGDEESMSRPFGVSLLIAGHDENGPSLYYTDPSGTFWQCNAKAIGSGSEGADSSLQEQFNKDLSLKEAETIALSILKQVMEEKVTPNNVDIARVSPTYHLYSPSEVEDVISRL